A stretch of Lachancea thermotolerans CBS 6340 chromosome D complete sequence DNA encodes these proteins:
- the MAK16 gene encoding ribosome biosynthesis protein MAK16 (some similarities with uniprot|P10962 Saccharomyces cerevisiae YAL025C MAK16 Essential nuclear protein required for normal concentration of free 60S ribosomal subunits required for maintenance of M1 satellite double- stranded RNA of the L-A virus) has product MSDEIIWQVINQHFCAYKLKTDKGQNFCRNEYNVTGLCNRQSCPLANAKYATVKNVDGRLYLYMKTAERAHTPAKMWERIRLSKNYAKALKQVDDHLLYWNKFLIHKCKQRLTRLTQVAVTERRMELREEERHYVGIAPKVKRRDENRERKALAAAKIEKAIEKELLDRLKSGAYGDKPLNVDEKIWRKVLGHVEDEQEDDEEEYDDEEEDESDAEIEYVEDDGDEELVDVEDIERWLDDPEASDSDSFEEDEMSDSSEDEPESGFTSGKGKKGTSAARKKRPRVEIEYEEETQPAHRELAH; this is encoded by the coding sequence ATGTCGGATGAAATCATTTGGCAAGTCATAAATCAGCACTTCTGCGCTTACAAACTGAAGACAGATAAAGGTCAGAATTTCTGCAGAAATGAGTACAACGTAACTGGGCTGTGTAACAGACAGTCATGTCCGTTGGCAAACGCCAAGTATGCCACTGTGAAAAATGTGGATGGAAGACTGTACCTTTACATGAAGACCGCGGAAAGAGCACACACTCCAGCAAAAATGTGGGAAAGAATAAGGCTTTCTAAGAACTATGCGAAGGCTCTGAAACAAGTTGATGACCACTTACTTTACTGGAACAAATTCCTAATTCACAAGTGTAAGCAGAGGCTAACGAGACTCACACAAGTGGCAGTTACGGAGAGGCGTATGGAACTGAGGGAAGAAGAGCGACACTACGTGGGTATTGCTCCTAAGGTCAAGAGAAGAGATGAAAACCGTGAGCGTAAAGCATTGGCTGCCGCCAAAATTGAGAAGGCCATTGAAAAGGAATTGCTTGACAGACTCAAGAGTGGCGCTTATGGTGACAAGCCCTTGAACGTGGATGAAAAGATTTGGAGGAAAGTTCTTGGCCATGTGGAGGACGAGCAggaagatgatgaggaggagtacgatgatgaagaagaggacgaaAGTGACGCAGAGATTGAATACGTCGAGGATGACGGAGACGAAGAGCTGGTGGACGTGGAGGACATAGAGAGATGGCTCGATGACCCCGAGGCTTCCGACTCCGATTCcttcgaagaagacgaaatGAGCGATAGCAGCGAGGATGAGCCAGAAAGCGGATTTACATCTGGAAAAGGAAAGAAGGGAACTTCAGCTGCCAGGAAGAAACGTCCAAGAGTTGAAATCGAATATGAGGAAGAGACCCAGCCGGCACACCGCGAATTGGCCCATTGA
- the DRS2 gene encoding aminophospholipid-translocating P4-type ATPase DRS2 (highly similar to uniprot|P39524 Saccharomyces cerevisiae YAL026C DRS2 Integral membrane Ca(2)-ATPase potential aminophospholipid translocase required to form a specific class of secretory vesicles that accumulate upon actin cytoskeleton disruption mutation affects maturation of the 18S rRNA) — protein sequence MNHQNRKSNEDTLFDIDFLDDEFTSAPRTDSSAGNPFQQAQVVDSDYDLLEDIRRGTIPEETIDLDRHSANLPHEDNIENDIIQNPFLGEEGLNDHSQGIHRAPKKRSGLRNVFRKFNFGLIGNKNRNNYQGFEMHSYDDLGAEDRYARSRNKFDIKVLFRRFILRRNELSDEDKSSPRQIFINDREANRARSYGDNHISTTKYNLATFLPKFLFQEFSKYANLFFLFTSAIQQVPNVTPTNRYTTIGTLLIVLIVSAVKEIVEDLKRAKSDNELNDSRAEIFSDQLQDFSLNKWVNISVGDIIKVKSEEPVPADMIVISSSEPEGLCYIETANLDGETNLKIKQAKVETSKIIDTAELARMRGKVLSEHPNSSLYTYEGTMTLNGKNIALTPEQMVLRGATLRNTAWVYGLVVFTGHETKLMRNATATPIKRTAVERVINMQIVALFGVLIVLALISSIGNVIKVTSDAKHLGYLYLQGTNKAGLFFKDILTYWILFSNLVPISLFVTVEMIKYYQAYMIASDLDLYDEATDSPTVVRTSSLVEELGQIEYIFSDKTGTLTRNVMEFKSCSIAGKCYIETIPEDKTPTMEDGIEVGYRKFEEMQEKLGEHSDPESGVINDFLTLLATCHTVIPEFQEDGSIKYQAASPDEGALVEGAASLGYKFIVRKPNTVAIVLEGSGQEQEYQLLNICEFNSTRKRMSGIFRMPDGQIKLFCKGADTVILERLSESGNPYVEATLRHLEDYAAEGLRTLCLATRTIPESEYSEWKAIYDEASTTLDNRTQKLDDAAELIERDLHLIGATAIEDKLQDGVPETIHTLQDAGIKIWVLTGDRQETAVNIGMSCRLLSEDMNLLIVNEETREATKKNLVEKLKAISEHQVSQQDMNSLALVIDGKSLGFALDSEIEDYLLSVGKLCKAVICCRVSPLQKALVVKMVKRKTGSLLLAIGDGANDVSMIQAAHVGVGISGMEGMQAARSADFAIAQFKYLKKLLLVHGSWSYQRISQAILYSFYKNIALYMTQFWYVFANAYSGQSIMESWTMTFYNVFFTVLPPFVLGVFDQFVSSRLLDRYPQLYKLGQKGQFFSVTIFWGWVINGFYHSAVTFIGSILFYRNGDVLNMHGETADHWTWGVSIYTCSVIIVIGKAALITNQWTKFTAFAIPGSFVFWLVFFPIYASIFPHANVSTEYYGIVSHVYGSATFWLMCIVLPVFALLRDFAWKYYKRTYTPESYHVVQEMQKYNIGDYRPRVEQFQKAIRRVRQVQRMKKQRGFAFSQSEDSGQDKVIRMYDTTLKRGVHGELQDASANPFRDS from the coding sequence ATGAACCACCAGAACCGTAAGTCAAATGAAGACACTCTGTTTGATATTGATTTTTTGGATGATGAATTCACCAGCGCTCCTCGTACAGACTCAAGCGCCGGAAACCCATTCCAACAGGCCCAAGTGGTAGACTCTGACTATGACCTTCTGGAAGACATTCGCCGTGGAACAATACCCGAAGAAACTATTGATCTTGACCGGCATTCAGCGAACCTGCCACATGAAGACAACATTGAGAACGACATCATACAGAACCCATTTTTAGGTGAAGAAGGGTTAAATGATCATAGTCAAGGAATCCACAGAGCcccaaaaaaaagatcaGGGTTGCGCAATGTGTTTCGCAAATTCAATTTTGGGCTTATAGGCAACAAAAATAGGAACAATTATCAAGGTTTCGAAATGCATAGTTATGACGATCTGGGGGCGGAAGACAGGTATGCgagatcaagaaacaaattTGACAtaaaagttcttttcagACGTTTCATCCTTCGTCGAAATGAACtttctgatgaagacaaAAGCTCTCCCCGCCAGATATTCATCAATGATAGGGAAGCTAACAGAGCCCGCAGTTATGGAGATAATCATATTTCGACAACCAAGTACAACCTTGCAacttttcttccaaaatttttatttcaagaattttcaAAGTATGCTAACCTATTTTTCTTGTTTACCTCTGCAATCCAGCAAGTTCCTAATGTCACGCCAACAAACCGCTACACAACCATCGGCACTCTGCTTATAGTGCTTATTGTTTCTGCTGTGAAAGAAATCGTGGAAGACCTCAAAAGGGCAAAGTCTGACAATGAGCTGAACGACTCACGAGCCGAAATATTCTCTGACCAACTTCAGGACTTTTCATTAAACAAGTGGGTCAACATCTCCGTTGGAGACATTATCAAGGTTAAATCAGAAGAGCCTGTTCCTGCAGATATGATTGTCATATCTTCGTCTGAACCAGAGGGCCTTTGTTATATTGAAACTGCTAATTTAGATGGCGAGACGAACCTCAAGATTAAACAAGCCAAAGTTGAAACTTCCAAGATCATTGATACTGCTGAGCTTGCGCGAATGAGGGGCAAAGTTTTATCAGAGCATCCCAACTCGAGTTTATATACCTATGAAGGAACAATGACATTAAACGGGAAAAATATTGCTTTGACTCCAGAACAGATGGTTTTGAGAGGCGCTACATTAAGAAACACCGCATGGGTCTATGGTCTTGTTGTATTTACTGGTCATGAAACTAAACTGATGCGCAATGCTACTGCAACACCAATCAAAAGAACGGCCGTTGAGCGTGTGATCAACATGCAAATTGTAGCCCTATTTGGTGTGCTTATCGTTCTGGCTctgatttcttcaattggTAACGTCATAAAAGTTACCAGCGATGCAAAGCACCTAGGATATCTTTACCTCCAAGGAACAAACAAAGCTGgtctctttttcaaagatatACTAACGTACTGGattcttttttcaaatctaGTTCCAATTTCTCTGTTTGTGACAGTCGAGATGATCAAATATTATCAGGCTTACATGATAGCATCAGACCTGGATCTTTATGATGAGGCGACAGACAGCCCCACAGTAGTCCGCACCTCTTCTCTGGTAGAAGAACTGGGTCAGATAGAATACATTTTCAGTGATAAGACCGGAACTTTAACAAGGAATGTTATGGAGTTTAAATCTTGCTCAATCGCTGGCAAATGCTACATTGAAACAATTCCTGAGGATAAAACCCCCACGATGGAGGATGGGATTGAAGTTGGCTACAgaaagtttgaagaaatgcaagaaaagcttggtGAACACAGTGATCCAGAGTCCGGGGTAATCAATGATTTCCTTACTCTTTTGGCTACATGCCATACTGTTATCCCTGAATTCCAAGAAGACGGTTCAATAAAGTACCAAGCTGCGTCCCCTGACGAAGGCGCGTTGGTCGAAGGGGCTGCGAGTTTAGGTTACAAGTTTATTGTTCGTAAACCAAACACTGTTGCAATTGTGCTGGAAGGATCAGGCCAAGAACAGGAATACCAGTTACTAAATATCTGCGAATTCAATTCAACTAGAAAGAGGATGAGCGGCATTTTCAGGATGCCAGATGGGCAGATAAAATTATTTTGCAAAGGCGCTGACACTGTTATTTTAGAAAGATTGAGTGAATCAGGAAACCCTTATGTCGAGGCAACATTACGTCATTTGGAGGATTACGCGGCTGAAGGACTGAGAACCTTGTGTCTTGCAACTAGGACCATACCAGAGTCCGAATACTCAGAATGGAAAGCCATATACGATGAagcatcaacaacattggACAATAGAACCCAAAAATTAGACGATGCTGCTGAACTGATTGAACGCGACTTGCATTTAATTGGTGCAACTGCTATTGAGGATAAGTTGCAAGATGGCGTTCCCGAGACAATTCATACTCTCCAAGATGCGGGGATCAAGATATGGGTACTGACTGGTGACCGGCAGGAAACCGCCGTCAACATTGGAATGAGTTGTCGCTTACTAAGTGAAGACATGAACCTGCTTATCGTaaatgaagaaacaagAGAAGCAACGAAGAAAAACCTAGTTGAAAAACTGAAAGCAATCAGCGAGCATCAAGTTTCCCAACAGGACATGAACAGCCTTGCTCTTGTAATAGATGGGAAATCTTTGGGCTTCGCCCTCGATAGCGAAATTGAAGACTATCTATTATCGGTGGGAAAGTTGTGCAAAGCTGTGATCTGCTGCCGGGTTTCGCCCTTACAGAAAGCCTTAGTTGTAAAAATGGTCAAGAGAAAGACAGGATCGCTTCTGCTTGCTATCGGAGATGGTGCGAACGATGTTAGTATGATCCAGGCAGCTCACGTTGGTGTCGGAATTAGCGGTATGGAAGGCATGCAAGCAGCCCGGTCTGCAGACTTTGCCATCGCACAGTTCAAATATctcaagaaacttttgTTGGTCCATGGCTCATGGTCTTATCAAAGAATTTCTCAGGCGATCTTGTACTCCTTTTACAAAAACATCGCGCTGTATATGACACAATTTTGGTACGTTTTCGCAAACGCATATTCTGGTCAGTCCATTATGGAATCCTGGACGATGACATTCTATAATGTCTTTTTCACGGTGTTGCCCCCATTTGTTTTGGGAGTTTTTGACCAGTTTGTTAGCAGCCGTCTTCTTGACCGGTACCCCCAGCTTTACAAATTAGGACAAAAAGGCCAGTTCTTCTCAGTCACCATCTTTTGGGGATGGGTTATTAATGGTTTTTACCACTCCGCTGTGACGTTTATTGGCTCCATATTATTTTACCGAAACGGCGATGTTCTAAATATGCACGGGGAAACAGCAGATCACTGGACGTGGGGTGTGTCAATATACACATGCAGCGTCATTATCGTCATTGGCAAGGCAGCTTTGATAACTAACCAGTGGACAAAGTTTACAGCTTTTGCAATCCCAGGTTCCTTTGTATTCTGGCTTGTGTTTTTCCCCATCTATGCTAGCATTTTCCCACATGCAAACGTTTCAACAGAATATTATGGTATTGTCTCCCACGTTTATGGGTCTGCAACTTTCTGGCTAATGTGTATCGTTTTGCCCGTCTTTGCGCTTCTTCGTGACTTCGCTTGGAAGTACTATAAGAGGACCTATACACCAGAGAGCTACCATGTGGTTCAGGAAATGCAAAAATACAACATAGGCGATTATAGGCCGCGGGTTGAGCaattccaaaaagccatcCGCAGGGTTagacaagttcaaagaatgaaaaAACAGAGGGGCTTTGCATTCTCTCAAAGTGAAGACAGTGGCCAAGATAAAGTCATTAGGATGTACGACACCACTCTGAAGAGAGGTGTGCACGGCGAATTACAAGATGCTTCCGCAAATCCCTTTAGAGACAGTTAA
- the LTE1 gene encoding mitotic regulator LTE1 (similar to uniprot|P07866 Saccharomyces cerevisiae YAL024C LTE1 Putative GDP/GTP exchange factor required for mitotic exit at low temperatures acts as a guanine nucleotide exchange factor (GEF) for Tem1p which is a key regulator of mitotic exit physically associates with Ras2p-GTP): MVPEDLQDEIEQGGRIFGTDDYYPMPSEEKLSFSKRGSSTLIIKTDISALIVKLTSPMDPIDYPFLSDFFLSYRKFLAPQELLKLLVSRLQWAFNESLSADSNKQQIGQIASVRTFVLIRHWILNYFAQDFLTDDALRSQFVNSVNSLSWGASDVAPKSICGIVINIKKSWGFCLRLMWEGLSFEDQPTSANEWLEFKIKDVATHLSTKNGKRLSFYALQSSQNPEFRNRSVLSLYVGKENFQLPEHNARVNTKQGAKIKQRTASMFLFPQDNLSSAVLKVSNDKVGNSDEVSQNAPNSSGVSEVIKDLQYPPSPSIDKVIPPTPAKKVEFILRSSYFPSEILSEEEANTSSTSQKLKKEPHLHSYNKGMMGLLSKWKKNHTLRSANQKINQESPSAEFENLIKLVFSITSLENKQYSSEELKSVVSSKFDILSARTIDEVEYFLAVENDLLSKIRKQDHFTTVEGGADEQTQERDAETVSAMDNLNLYKTVSSIASSVISLSKTLQFQHAVSPSAAARERRRVRSTDGLLGNKSVLNFTDALLTSDVNTRILENDAPRKLVFHGHSTTRERHTNSELKFRYSNMADAVIRLNHSTPSVMQTSALTKSTNGTRSRGSPTKGVRISSSITEIDDTFSKHNESTPQAEEVSNAGSHISRPLKRKESLDNLREFNFEENFDQKNGSQSKLDHKINHNELQSDADDDNSSFFTTLDDMSMSRNSKHMTPASSAAQKSVTSSGRISIIRSRGPSVSNAVTISTTNLVAKDGAFLKLDEELLNNQEEIRNLEERTSALFFDKVEEEGAKNIRSSIATSVSTQLLFSSKQSSPNKIEKNDLLDNDEFPQGNKLIRLSSIPSMHSIVSGDSFSSFHTINSFEQNSRADISHKLTVDTPSTGAKPEKNAPNDSLLVPDAEGSSGNKYLFSPDTDSLDFASPEKNMEDLKNKFISPITSETTSFNEDDLSRDNEGEEGEPTEEQQLDNGYQEKPHNEHHRRSITPIVSPYKANDSRLNRFAKLTDESLHGDPVNVALMKLEGTFSKTDQNKEQSDSDMERLKERRLTGLGARERNSFLIERRRQVKSEVPFTPCTKDFSYERDQKVTNDQITELLQNYKIQDSRLNISNAEQHVPFILMYDSKSIAEQLTLIEREILNEIDWKDLLDLRVKRKVLPVTSWLQLLLQNEQLSGIDLAIARFNLTVDWIISEIVLTRDNKLRRNTIQRFIHVAEHCKLFQNYNTLMQIVLALSSLVVQSYRDAWRLVEPGDLLSWESLKNVPSLEKNYYNIRMLLNDIEPIKGCIPFIVVYLSDLTLNSEKSNWITPHQVLNYSKFQTNVQIVKNFIQRAQWSKFYNISVNDELLSKCVYISCLTHEEIDHLKSQQTKSAT, from the coding sequence ATGGTTCCTGAAGACCTTCAGGATGAAATTGAGCAAGGAGGTAGGATCTTTGGAACAGATGACTACTACCCGATGCCcagcgaagaaaaacttagcttttcgaaaagagGTTCCAGCACGCTGATCATAAAGACAGACATAAGCGCCCTAATTGTCAAGCTTACGTCCCCGATGGACCCTATCGACTACCCCTTCCTTTCAGACTTCTTTCTGTCTTACAGAAAATTTCTGGCGCCGCAAGAGCTACTAAAGCTTCTGGTAAGCAGACTTCAGTGGGCTTTTAACGAAAGCTTGAGCGCAGATAGCAATAAACAACAAATTGGACAAATTGCCTCTGTCAGAACATTTGTTCTTATACGACACTGGATTCTGAACTACTTTGCTCAAGATTTTTTAACAGACGACGCATTAAGGTCTCAATTTGTTAATTCTGTAAACTCTCTTTCGTGGGGGGCATCAGACGTTGCTCCAAAGTCGATTTGCGGAATAGTCATAAACATTAAAAAATCATGGGGTTTTTGCTTGAGACTTATGTGGGAAGGACTGTCGTTCGAAGACCAGCCTACCAGCGCCAATGAATGGCTTGAATTTAAGATAAAAGATGTAGCCACGCACTTATCAACTAAAAACGGAAAACGCTTGAGTTTTTATGCGCTGCAAAGCTCACAAAACCCAGAATTTCGTAACCGGAGCGTATTGTCTCTATACGTTGGGAAGGAAAATTTTCAGTTGCCAGAACACAATGCGCGGGTTAATACAAAACAAGGCGCCAAGATAAAGCAAAGAACTGCAAGCATGTTTCTATTTCCGCAAGATAATCTTTCAAGCgcagttttgaaagtgtCCAATGATAAAGTTGGAAACTCAGATGAGGTTAGCCAAAATGCGCCTAACAGCAGCGGTGTATCAGAGGTTATAAAGGATTTACAGTACCCTCCATCTCCATCTATTGACAAAGTCATCCCCCCAACTCCGGCCAAAAAGGTTGAATTTATTTTAAGATCGTCATACTTTCCCTCAGAGATACtcagcgaagaagaagctaaTACAAGCTCTACATCccaaaagttgaagaaagagcctCATCTACACTCATACAACAAGGGAATGATGGGACTGCTGTCTAAATGGAAAAAGAATCATACTTTGAGGTCTGCGAACCAGAAAATCAATCAAGAATCGCCAAGCgctgaatttgaaaacctcatcaaacttgttttttccATAACGTCGTTAGAAAACAAGCAATACAGCTCCGAGGAACTCAAAAGTGTCGtatcttcaaagtttgaCATATTAAGTGCAAGGActattgatgaagttgagtACTTCTTGGCAGTGGAAAACGATTTATTGTCGAAAATACGCAAGCAAGATCACTTTACTACTGTTGAGGGCGGAGCTGACGAGCAAACCCAAGAAAGAGATGCTGAAACAGTTAGCGCTATGGACAATCTTAACCTCTACAAAACAGTTAGCTCGATCGCATCATCGGTAATCTCGCTCTCGAAAACGTTACAGTTTCAACACGCAGTTTCTCCCTCAGCTGCCGCCAGAGAAAGGCGAAGAGTGAGAAGTACGGATGGATTATTGGGAAATAAATCTGTCCTCAATTTCACGGATGCTCTTCTTACGTCTGATGTGAATACGCgaattttggaaaacgaTGCGCCACGTAAACTTGTATTCCATGGACACAGCACGACTCGCGAAAGGCATACAAACAGCGAACTTAAATTTCGTTACTCTAACATGGCTGATGCCGTTATCCGACTGAATCACTCTACACCCAGCGTAATGCAGACATCCGCACTAACAAAGTCGACCAATGGTACACGGTCAAGGGGCTCCCCCACCAAAGGGGTACGAATCTCATCTAGTATCACAGAGATTGATGATACATTCTCAAAACATAATGAGAGTACTCCacaagcagaagaagtcTCAAATGCAGGCTCGCACATTAGCCGACCattgaagagaaaagaaagtTTAGACAACTTGCGTGAATTCAATTTCgaagaaaactttgatcaGAAGAACGGCAGCCAATCTAAACTCGATCACAAAATAAACCACAATGAGTTACAAAGCGACGCCGATGATGACAACTCTAGTTTCTTCACAACTCTTGATGATATGAGCATGAGCAGGAACTCGAAACACATGactccagcttcttctgctgcccAAAAATCAGTTACCAGTAGCGGACGTATCAGCATTATCAGGAGCCGAGGACCAAGTGTCAGCAACGCGGTTACAATAAGTACCACAAACTTGGTGGCCAAGGATGGggcttttctcaaacttgaCGAGGAACTTCTTAAcaatcaagaagagatcAGAAACCTCGAAGAGAGAACTTCAGCcttattttttgacaaggttgaagaagaaggcgcaAAAAACATTAGGTCCTCCATTGCAACTTCTGTATCCACGCAGTTATTGTTTTCCTCTAAGCAGAGTAGCCCAAACAAGATAGAGAAAAATGATTTACTCGATAATGACGAATTTCCTCAGGGAAATAAACTTATTCGCTTGTCATCAATACCAAGTATGCATTCCATCGTTAGCGGCGATTCGTTCTCGTCTTTCCATACCATCAATTCTTTCGAACAAAACTCGAGGGCTGACATATCGCACAAACTTACTGTCGACACTCCCTCTACAGGTGCCAAAcctgaaaaaaatgctcCAAATGATTCCCTTTTGGTACCCGATGCCGAAGGAAGCAGTGGAAACAAATACTTGTTTTCCCCAGATACAGATAGCCTAGACTTTGCCTCTCCAGAAAAAAACATGGAAGACCTCAAAAATAAGTTCATTAGCCCAATTACTAGTGAAACTACTTCTTTTAATGAAGATGATTTGTCGAGAGACAAcgaaggtgaagaaggagagCCGAcagaagagcagcagctcgatAACGGttatcaagaaaaaccgCATAATGAACACCACCGACGTAGTATTACGCCAATAGTGTCTCCTTACAAAGCTAATGACAGCAGGCTTAACAGGTTTGCGAAACTAACTGATGAGTCTCTGCACGGCGATCCCGTAAATGTGGCGCTTATGAAGTTAGAAGGCACTTTCAGCAAAACAGAccaaaacaaagaacaGAGCGACTCAGATATGGAGAGACTGAAGGAACGACGCTTGACCGGCCTTGGAGCACGAGAAAGAAATTCCTTCCTGatcgaaagaagaaggcaGGTCAAAAGTGAAGTCCCTTTCACACCTTGTACAAAGGACTTTTCCTATGAGCGTGACCAAAAAGTTACAAACGATCAAATTACcgagctgctgcaaaaCTATAAAATCCAAGACAGTAGACTCAACATCTCAAATGCCGAACAGCATGTCCCCTTCATATTGATGTATGACTCTAAGTCGATTGCTGAGCAACTGACGCTGATTGAGCGAGAAATATTGAATGAGATAGACTGGAAAGATTTGTTGGATTTGAGAGTGAAGCGCAAGGTGCTACCTGTGACGAGTTGGTTGCAGTTACTACTACAGAATGAGCAACTATCTGGAATAGATTTAGCAATTGCGCGCTTCAACCTGACAGTAGATTGGATTATTTCTGAAATTGTCTTAACACGCGATAACAAGCTCCGAAGGAACACAATACAGAGGTTCATTCACGTCGCAGAACATTGCAaattgtttcaaaattacAATACCCTGATGCAAATAGTACTGGCCTTGAGCTCCCTGGTAGTACAAAGCTACCGCGACGCCTGGAGACTCGTGGAGCCTGGCGATCTTCTTTCGTGGGAGTCACTAAAAAATGTCCCCTCATTGGAGAAGAATTATTATAACATCCGGATGCTTCTCAATGATATAGAGCCTATAAAAGGTTGCATTCCCTTCATTGTAGTGTATCTGTCAGACCTAACGCTCAACTCTGAGAAGAGCAATTGGATTACCCCACATCAAGTCCTAAACTACAGTAAATTTCAAACAAATGTTCAGATTGTTAAGAACTTTATCCAAAGGGCTCAATGGTCAAAGTTTTACAATATTAGTGTTAATGATGAATTACTGAGCAAGTGCGTTTACATCAGTTGCCTAACACATGAAGAGATAGACCATTTGAAAAGTCAGCAAACCAAAAGCGCAACATAG